The genomic DNA CCATCGCTGATTTTTTTGGTGTTCCCTTGGTGGAACGGGCTGACATTATTGAAGATATCACTAATAAATTTGCCCAGAGAGACAGAGTGATGTCTCCAAGCAACCGTAAACAAGCATTAATTCCCCAAGGTGCAGAAGTGTTACCTAATCCTACGGGAACAGCACCAGGCATTATCTGGCAACCCCGTCCGGGATTAACTATTTTTACCTTTCCTGGTGTACCTAGCGAAATGCACCGGATGTGGACAGATACAGCAGTTCCTTTTCTGAAAAGTCAGGGTTGGGGTGAGGAGATTATTTATAGCCGTAGTTTAAAATTTTGGGGTATTGGTGAATCAGTATTAGCTGAAAAAGTATCTGCTTACTTTAATTTACCTAATCCCACTGTAGCACCCTATGCTGGTAAGGGAGAAGTACGGTTAAGAATTTCTGCCAAAGCATCTAATTCACAAGCAGCAGCAGCATTAATTTCACCTGTTGAACAACAATTAAGAGAAATTGCTGGTTTAGATTATTACGGCACTGATAATGAGACCTTGGCTTCTGTTGTTGGTGGATTATTGCGATCATCAGGGGGAACTTTATCTGTGGCAGAATCTTGTACTGGTGGTGGATTAGGGCAACTACTAACAGAAATTCCTGGTAGTTCTGATTACTTTTGGGGCGGTGTAATTGCCTATGATAATTCTGTCAAAGTTAGATTGTTGGCAGTTAATTCTGAAGATTTAGAAAATTTTGGAGCGGTGAGTGCTAAAGTAGCCGAACAAATGGCAGTTGGTGTTAAAAATTCTCTCAATACTAAATGGGGATTAAGTATTACAGGTATTGCTGGTCCGACTGGAGGGACGGATACAAAACCTGTGGGTTTAGTTTATATTGGATTAGCTGGTCCGGAAGATCAGGTAATAAATTATGAATGTAGATTTGGATCTATGCGAAATAGAGCCTTTATTCAGTATTTAAGTGCATCCACGGCTTTGGATAAATTGCGTCGCAGTTTAATTAGCAAATACAATGAATCAACTAGTTAATGTCTAAGTTATAAAACTTATCGTAGTAAACAATCGAAAGGTTTTTTATTCAGTATGGATACGATGAGGTATAGTTTGAGGTTTTAAAAAGTACGTGTAGTTTATTAAATATAGGAACTTTTGCAATAAATTATATTCTGATATAAGTAGAAGGAATGAGTTTTGAGCAAATTCTCATTAACATAGTCCCCAGATTCTGTTATCTTACAAAAAGCTTTTTTAAATGATGTTTATGACAAAATTATGGCAAATTGGCAAGACATTACTTTACCAATATGGTAATTCAGAATTTATATACACAAATCTTTGATAGATAATAGTAATTATTCTGATTTCTGTCCGGAAATAGTTTAGCTTTGTTGGCAAATGATGAGTATCTGTTTGAGAATATTTACTGTTAACTTACTTAGAAATTGATAGAGATGAAGGAAAGCTCATTTCCGGATAACCTTTGTAAATCATATTACCTGTAATTCTAAAAAATTTTCTACAGGAAAATAAGCCCATGGCATTCTGGCCGAAAAAGACAATCATTTCCAAATCAAATTCATCCCCTAGTCAGGAGTTAAGTCAACAAAAAAACTGGCTACACACATCTAAAAGCACCAGTGCTGAAAATAAGAAAATACATCAAGAGAAAAAAAATAACAAACAAACTGTATCGCCCTTAGAATTATCTGAAGTTGCTAAATCACAGGATAAAAACAATAAAGCAGTATTGAAAGTATCAATAATTACTGAATTTTATCCTCCTGACTATGCTGCTACCGGACAATTAATTGAAGAGTTAGCTAGGCAATTAGAGCAGCAAAATTTAAACCTTGAGGTTTTTACAGGGCAACCTGGCTATGCTTTTTCAACTGCAAATGCGCCAGCACTAGAAAAGTTGGGTGGTATTCGTATTCAGCGATCGCGTTCTACACAAGCTTGGTCTGGTAGGATTCGTGGTAAAGCAGTAAATGGTGTCTTGTTTACATTGCGTGCTTTTCTGCATTTAATTAAAAACTTTCGCAAACATAATGTATTTTTAATTACGTCCGCGCCCCCGTTTTTACCCATAGCTGCGTATCTAGCCCATCTTTGTTTGGGTATTTCCTACGTTTGTCTAATCTATGATCTGTATCCAGATATAGCAATCGCCTTGGGAGTAATACCAAAAAACCATTGGTTAGCAGGATTCTGGAGAGAACTTAATAGGAGAATATGGCGGAAATCAAAAGGAATTATAGTCTTAAGTCCTGATATGAGGGAGAGAATAATATCAATCTGTCCTGAAGTAACGGATAAAGTATCTGTAATTCACAGTTGGGGAGATCCTGAATTAATTGTACCTATTAGTAAAGAAAAAAATTGGTTTGCAAAACAACACAATTTAGTTAACAAATTTACTGTCCTTTATTCTGGTAATATGGGCAGGTGTCACGACACTGATACAATTCTAGAAACTGCTAAACAACTCAGAAATGAA from Okeanomitos corallinicola TIOX110 includes the following:
- a CDS encoding competence/damage-inducible protein A, which encodes MSAEIICVGTELLLGDILNSNSQFIAQQLAKLGIPHYYQTVVGDNPERLKQVIEIATSRAEILIFTGGLGPTPDDLTCETIADFFGVPLVERADIIEDITNKFAQRDRVMSPSNRKQALIPQGAEVLPNPTGTAPGIIWQPRPGLTIFTFPGVPSEMHRMWTDTAVPFLKSQGWGEEIIYSRSLKFWGIGESVLAEKVSAYFNLPNPTVAPYAGKGEVRLRISAKASNSQAAAALISPVEQQLREIAGLDYYGTDNETLASVVGGLLRSSGGTLSVAESCTGGGLGQLLTEIPGSSDYFWGGVIAYDNSVKVRLLAVNSEDLENFGAVSAKVAEQMAVGVKNSLNTKWGLSITGIAGPTGGTDTKPVGLVYIGLAGPEDQVINYECRFGSMRNRAFIQYLSASTALDKLRRSLISKYNESTS
- a CDS encoding glycosyltransferase family 4 protein, which encodes MAFWPKKTIISKSNSSPSQELSQQKNWLHTSKSTSAENKKIHQEKKNNKQTVSPLELSEVAKSQDKNNKAVLKVSIITEFYPPDYAATGQLIEELARQLEQQNLNLEVFTGQPGYAFSTANAPALEKLGGIRIQRSRSTQAWSGRIRGKAVNGVLFTLRAFLHLIKNFRKHNVFLITSAPPFLPIAAYLAHLCLGISYVCLIYDLYPDIAIALGVIPKNHWLAGFWRELNRRIWRKSKGIIVLSPDMRERIISICPEVTDKVSVIHSWGDPELIVPISKEKNWFAKQHNLVNKFTVLYSGNMGRCHDTDTILETAKQLRNEPIQFVCIGSGAKRKSFMEAVKKSGLTNFLFLPYQDKEVLPYSLTACDLSLVSVDSGMESLVAPSKLYPALASGRPIAVICSKHSYLRQLITEGKCGVSVENGDSFALAEFIRLLSSDRKLAELMGKASRQYLQSNFTPQIIAKEYFRVLEKSSS